The following are from one region of the Methanospirillum hungatei genome:
- a CDS encoding class I SAM-dependent methyltransferase — MNQMRSEYQEGYSQINPAVLNINDRMDKAKKIQLVLDDYFKNDRNFGIVVDIGCSGGIILHHLKGDFQQKIGIDIDFEALKKAKQDYLFQDIDFICADGMNLPFRNNSTAFCICNHVYEHLPDSKKLFKEIYRTLISGGVSYCAAGNALSIMEGHYHLPFLSWIPKGLAHRYLRLMNRGDYYYEKHLTWWSFKKIISMFRIHDYTIRIIREPELFAGTDLIKPESMITRMPTIFLTLLYPFIPTWILMLEKPRVDQD; from the coding sequence ATGAATCAAATGAGGTCTGAATACCAGGAAGGATATTCACAAATCAATCCAGCAGTTTTAAATATAAATGACAGAATGGATAAAGCAAAAAAAATTCAATTGGTATTGGACGATTATTTTAAAAATGACAGGAATTTCGGGATAGTTGTTGATATTGGATGTTCAGGAGGGATCATATTACATCATCTGAAGGGAGATTTTCAACAGAAAATCGGAATTGATATCGATTTTGAAGCATTAAAAAAAGCAAAACAGGATTACCTTTTTCAGGATATCGATTTTATCTGTGCTGATGGCATGAATCTCCCGTTTCGTAACAATTCCACAGCATTCTGTATCTGTAACCATGTGTATGAACACCTCCCAGATTCTAAAAAATTGTTCAAAGAAATATATAGAACACTTATATCAGGAGGAGTAAGTTATTGTGCTGCAGGGAATGCCCTTTCTATTATGGAAGGGCATTATCATCTTCCTTTTCTTTCATGGATACCGAAGGGGCTGGCTCATCGTTACTTAAGACTAATGAATCGTGGTGATTATTATTATGAGAAACATCTGACATGGTGGTCCTTTAAAAAAATAATCTCAATGTTCAGGATTCATGACTATACCATCCGGATTATCAGGGAACCGGAATTATTTGCGGGTACTGATTTAATTAAACCAGAATCAATGATTACCCGAATGCCTACAATATTTCTTACATTGCTCTATCCATTCATTCCAACTTGGATCCTGATGCTTGAAAAACCAAGAGTTGATCAGGATTGA
- a CDS encoding polysaccharide deacetylase family protein yields the protein MKIDSNTLRLTRPDLWDRFTRREEYENPIRDMHGRFPYWASQDRDIFRPSVSEYLYEQGLIKPEYPDGCEFALCVTHDVDVIYSSPYMKILNGLLSARQGDRKRAVREIGSACNRKSPFYNFKEILSLEEKYGVTSTWFFQALEPGEPEFRYRLSDVEDVLGDILDAGSEIGLHGGFDAPFNLDRLLIEKTRLEKVLGEKVTGYRSHYLKFQVPKTWELLEQAGFSYDSTLGYSDCMGFRSGMCHPYKPVNLNTGKEIDIIEFPLHVMDMSLFHQYMRLDFDGAWRVVKKSIDNVHNCRGVLVINWHNTGYVNDSYEKKIVEKIMAFSIKRGAWIGSMNQIIYPVSYKL from the coding sequence ATGAAGATAGATAGTAATACACTTCGTCTTACTCGCCCGGACCTCTGGGATCGGTTCACCAGGCGGGAAGAATACGAAAACCCCATCCGTGATATGCATGGCAGATTTCCGTACTGGGCAAGCCAGGATAGGGATATCTTCAGACCTTCGGTATCAGAATACCTGTATGAACAGGGATTAATCAAACCAGAATACCCGGACGGGTGCGAATTTGCCCTGTGTGTAACCCATGATGTTGATGTGATATATTCATCGCCATACATGAAAATCCTGAATGGGCTCCTGTCTGCCAGGCAGGGCGACCGAAAGAGAGCCGTACGAGAAATCGGTTCGGCATGTAACCGAAAAAGCCCTTTTTATAATTTTAAAGAGATATTATCTTTAGAGGAAAAATACGGGGTAACGTCAACCTGGTTTTTTCAGGCCCTGGAACCCGGCGAACCGGAGTTCCGATATAGGTTATCAGATGTTGAAGATGTTTTAGGTGATATTCTTGATGCAGGGAGTGAGATTGGGTTACATGGAGGATTTGATGCTCCCTTTAACCTGGACCGACTATTGATTGAGAAGACTCGACTTGAAAAGGTACTTGGGGAGAAGGTAACGGGATACCGCAGTCATTATCTTAAGTTCCAGGTGCCAAAGACCTGGGAGTTACTAGAACAGGCGGGGTTTTCATATGATTCGACACTTGGATATTCTGACTGTATGGGTTTCCGGAGTGGAATGTGTCATCCGTACAAGCCGGTGAATTTGAATACCGGGAAGGAGATTGATATTATTGAGTTCCCGCTTCATGTGATGGACATGAGTTTGTTTCACCAGTATATGCGGCTTGATTTTGATGGGGCGTGGAGAGTGGTTAAAAAATCTATTGATAATGTACATAATTGTCGTGGTGTATTGGTCATAAACTGGCATAATACCGGATATGTCAATGATAGCTATGAAAAAAAGATTGTAGAAAAGATTATGGCATTCTCAATAAAAAGAGGAGCGTGGATAGGAAGTATGAATCAAATCATTTATCCGGTGAGTTACAAGTTATAA
- a CDS encoding glycosyltransferase family 4 protein: MRDLTLAITIKEYEVIVLCPNQPGLRCYEVQDGIKIFRFPYWFTRTGQLLNKKGGIIPSITQSPLAIFQLFLFSACQLLFAFKIAKNEKIDLIHSHWIIPQGLIGAAISFFTGIPHILSIHGTDIHIIHSYRIAYPWMRVIAKYSDHITSNSQHTYKRIRRILPNKIINIIPMGIHPEEYSIIQRHNKEKKILFVGRLIGWKGVEYLIKAQQIIQNKSSLCVQLNIIGDGPDKEKLIELSQRLKILSHISFLGRITRDSLLHYYSNADVFVLPSIIHNNQTEGLGVVLLEAMASGVPVIGSNIGGIPDIIEDGVNGLLVSPGDPQGLADAIIQILENPELAARFREAGLKTVRDRFSWDKISDQFIEVYQEVLHESNEV, encoded by the coding sequence ATGAGAGATTTAACTTTAGCTATTACAATCAAGGAATATGAGGTAATTGTTCTTTGCCCCAATCAACCAGGACTTCGTTGTTATGAGGTTCAGGATGGTATCAAAATTTTTCGATTTCCTTACTGGTTTACTCGAACAGGACAACTGTTAAATAAAAAGGGAGGGATTATTCCGTCGATTACTCAATCACCTTTAGCAATTTTTCAGTTATTCCTATTTTCAGCATGTCAATTACTGTTTGCATTTAAAATCGCGAAAAATGAGAAAATTGATCTTATTCACTCTCATTGGATAATCCCTCAGGGACTGATAGGGGCTGCTATCAGTTTTTTTACAGGTATTCCACATATTTTATCAATTCACGGTACGGATATTCATATCATTCATTCATACAGGATCGCATATCCCTGGATGAGAGTGATAGCAAAATATTCTGATCATATCACCTCAAATAGTCAACATACATATAAACGGATTCGCAGAATACTCCCAAACAAAATCATTAATATTATTCCAATGGGGATACACCCGGAAGAGTATTCAATAATTCAGAGACACAATAAAGAAAAAAAAATTCTTTTTGTAGGTAGGTTAATTGGATGGAAAGGAGTAGAATATCTTATAAAAGCACAACAAATTATCCAGAATAAAAGTTCTTTATGTGTCCAACTAAATATTATCGGTGATGGACCTGATAAAGAAAAGTTAATTGAATTATCGCAAAGGTTAAAAATTTTATCACATATTTCCTTTCTCGGAAGAATTACCAGGGATTCACTTTTACATTATTATTCTAATGCTGACGTTTTTGTTCTGCCTTCTATTATCCATAATAACCAGACAGAAGGCCTCGGTGTGGTTCTCCTTGAAGCCATGGCATCAGGGGTCCCAGTTATCGGTAGCAATATCGGAGGTATTCCGGACATCATCGAGGACGGTGTAAACGGGCTTCTTGTTTCACCTGGTGATCCACAGGGTTTGGCTGATGCAATAATTCAAATCCTTGAAAATCCAGAACTTGCTGCTCGGTTCAGAGAGGCTGGACTAAAGACCGTTCGGGATCGCTTTTCCTGGGATAAAATAAGTGACCAGTTTATTGAAGTATATCAGGAAGTATTACATGAATCAAATGAGGTCTGA
- a CDS encoding type II toxin-antitoxin system VapC family toxin, with protein MNLFFDTSALVKIFHNEEGSESIQNLILNEQNNLYILDIAQIEYYSALYRRYRNHELSKKNSLLPLQGLKRKWQIITFSQQHHR; from the coding sequence ATGAATCTTTTTTTTGATACATCTGCTCTTGTTAAGATATTTCATAACGAGGAAGGATCAGAATCAATCCAAAATTTGATCTTAAATGAACAGAATAATCTCTATATATTAGATATTGCACAAATCGAATATTATAGTGCATTATATAGACGATATCGAAATCATGAATTATCAAAAAAAAACTCTCTATTGCCATTACAGGGTTTGAAAAGGAAATGGCAAATTATTACATTCAGTCAACAACATCACCGATAA
- the wecB gene encoding non-hydrolyzing UDP-N-acetylglucosamine 2-epimerase, with translation MKIISVLGARPQFIKSSPVSRLIREKNTEILIHTGQHYDPEMSEIFFKELNIPKPDYNLGIGSGSHGKQTGEMLVKIEEILSLERPDLVLVYGDTNSTLAGALAAAKLHIPVAHVEAGLRSFDRGMPEEVNRVLVDHLSDILFCPTQTAVDNLYSEGIKKGVFLTGDVMADALIENLTLAEKQSPILEQYSLRSGQYLVLTIHRPSNSDNPECMNDIIRAISDSGVKTIFPVHPRTKKNLIDFGIWNKMPDNIILCDPLGYLDMIMVMRHALKILTDSGGIQKESYILHTPCLTLRDNTEWVETVNAGWNTLVGSERSRIEKMIHTFIPEPTHPDLFGSGASAKIVEIITHYEDR, from the coding sequence ATGAAAATTATTTCAGTCCTCGGTGCCAGGCCCCAGTTCATCAAATCATCCCCGGTTTCGCGGTTAATTAGAGAGAAAAACACAGAGATTCTGATCCACACCGGTCAACATTATGATCCGGAGATGTCTGAAATCTTCTTTAAAGAACTTAATATCCCAAAACCGGACTATAATCTGGGGATTGGTTCAGGATCACATGGCAAACAGACGGGTGAAATGCTCGTAAAAATTGAGGAGATACTTTCTCTTGAAAGACCTGATTTGGTTTTAGTATACGGGGATACCAACTCAACTCTGGCAGGAGCGTTGGCAGCCGCAAAACTCCATATTCCGGTTGCTCATGTTGAAGCCGGTCTTCGAAGTTTTGATAGAGGCATGCCAGAAGAGGTGAATCGGGTTTTAGTTGATCATCTATCAGACATCTTATTCTGCCCGACACAGACTGCTGTTGATAATCTCTATAGCGAAGGCATAAAAAAGGGCGTGTTTCTGACCGGGGATGTGATGGCTGATGCATTGATAGAGAATCTTACGCTGGCGGAAAAACAATCTCCTATACTTGAACAATACTCTCTCAGGTCAGGTCAGTACCTGGTCCTAACCATTCACCGGCCATCCAACTCAGACAACCCTGAATGTATGAATGATATCATCAGAGCAATTTCAGACAGTGGTGTGAAAACAATATTTCCGGTTCATCCCAGGACAAAAAAGAATCTTATTGATTTTGGTATATGGAATAAAATGCCGGATAACATCATTTTGTGTGATCCTCTCGGGTATCTGGATATGATCATGGTGATGCGGCATGCCTTAAAAATCCTGACTGATTCTGGTGGTATTCAGAAAGAATCATACATTCTTCATACTCCATGTTTAACTCTCCGTGATAATACCGAGTGGGTTGAAACAGTGAATGCAGGATGGAACACCTTAGTAGGATCAGAGAGATCCAGAATAGAAAAGATGATCCATACATTTATTCCCGAACCAACACATCCGGATTTGTTTGGGTCAGGCGCATCTGCAAAAATTGTGGAGATAATTACACACTATGAAGATAGATAG
- a CDS encoding O-methyltransferase, whose translation MSLIHSKHIQIMRVKSNNVLTTIHLTFHRRKIKYIIQSLTDHECESIHLIGDALIETIDNIITPEEERYISLVEKRRSFLLKSDLVVESVDYGAGNPKSDRTKEQMREGFRSTTSVSQLCRISKSKFWALLIFKLIRKLKPASCLELGTCLGISASYQAAALTLNKKGRLLTLEGSPESCKIAKETMEEVELKNVDVVCGPFDDTYLSALSSLQHVDFLFNDGHHDHDAVLKYFKEALPYLADDAIIIFDDIAWSQGMQKAWREIEDDTKVVVTVDLGTMGIAFLSKREIEKTRFSIPL comes from the coding sequence ATGTCACTCATCCACAGTAAACACATACAGATTATGAGAGTCAAGTCCAACAATGTATTAACAACCATTCATTTGACATTCCACCGACGAAAAATAAAATATATTATTCAATCTTTAACAGATCATGAGTGTGAAAGTATTCATCTCATTGGTGATGCTCTCATCGAAACTATTGATAATATAATTACTCCTGAAGAAGAACGATACATATCTCTCGTAGAAAAACGAAGATCTTTTTTGTTAAAATCGGATTTGGTAGTCGAAAGTGTTGATTATGGTGCTGGAAACCCCAAATCTGACAGAACCAAAGAACAGATGCGAGAAGGATTTCGCTCGACCACTTCAGTTTCACAATTATGCAGGATTAGCAAATCGAAATTTTGGGCCCTTTTAATTTTTAAATTAATTCGGAAACTAAAGCCTGCTTCATGTTTAGAGTTAGGTACGTGTCTGGGCATTTCTGCATCATATCAGGCAGCTGCACTAACTTTGAATAAAAAAGGAAGATTATTGACTCTTGAAGGATCTCCAGAATCATGTAAAATTGCAAAAGAAACAATGGAAGAGGTTGAATTAAAGAATGTTGATGTAGTATGTGGTCCTTTTGATGATACCTACCTTAGTGCTCTTTCATCATTACAACATGTAGATTTTTTATTCAACGATGGGCATCATGATCATGATGCCGTGCTCAAATACTTCAAAGAAGCATTACCCTATTTGGCAGATGATGCAATTATTATCTTTGATGACATCGCTTGGTCTCAAGGGATGCAAAAGGCTTGGAGAGAGATTGAAGATGATACAAAAGTTGTTGTTACTGTTGATCTCGGCACTATGGGTATAGCCTTTTTGTCAAAAAGAGAGATTGAGAAAACCAGGTTTTCTATACCGTTATGA
- a CDS encoding glycosyltransferase family 4 protein, with protein sequence MKILFPLAQADSGSDVFTYNLVSGLNNSSIQADIQNLPRWSGYVPSFMGKICKSAGYDIIHANTWNGYPFKNNNQPLLVTEHLLVHDPIFLPYKTSLQRLYHSYIFQWEKKSINVADSVISISNYTKNKIEEVFGYSDSILIYNGIDENFFKPFDVENQRIDSNIVVPSKNTILFFSGNATIRKGGDLLPKIMNELGDKYSLLISGGLRKNTHLNAPNIISTGKLSLHELVEIYNYADIFLFPTRLEGFGLSVAEAMACGKPVVTTDCSSMPELVVDGKGGFLCEMDNVKDFAESIRILAEDSSLRREMGLFNRNRVEKKFTLDRMVQEYIREYKYL encoded by the coding sequence TTGAAAATACTTTTTCCATTAGCACAAGCCGATTCAGGATCAGATGTCTTCACCTACAATCTTGTTTCCGGATTGAATAACTCATCAATTCAAGCCGATATTCAAAACCTCCCGAGATGGTCTGGATATGTCCCATCATTCATGGGAAAAATTTGCAAATCGGCAGGTTATGATATCATTCATGCAAATACCTGGAATGGGTATCCATTTAAAAACAACAACCAACCTTTATTAGTAACAGAACACCTTCTTGTACATGATCCAATTTTTCTGCCCTATAAAACCTCTTTACAACGGCTCTATCATTCATATATTTTTCAATGGGAAAAAAAGAGCATTAATGTTGCAGATTCAGTAATCAGTATAAGCAACTATACAAAAAACAAAATTGAAGAAGTATTTGGCTATTCTGATTCTATCCTCATTTACAATGGAATTGATGAAAATTTTTTTAAACCATTCGATGTTGAAAATCAGAGAATTGACTCAAATATTGTAGTTCCTTCCAAAAATACCATATTATTCTTTTCCGGAAATGCAACAATTAGAAAGGGTGGTGATCTGCTTCCAAAAATTATGAATGAACTCGGGGACAAGTATTCGCTGTTAATAAGTGGGGGATTACGAAAGAATACCCACTTAAATGCACCTAATATTATATCCACCGGGAAATTATCTTTACATGAACTGGTAGAAATATACAATTATGCAGATATTTTTCTCTTTCCAACTCGGCTTGAGGGCTTCGGGCTCTCGGTTGCAGAAGCCATGGCATGTGGAAAGCCTGTTGTTACAACAGATTGTTCAAGTATGCCTGAACTGGTAGTTGATGGAAAGGGTGGTTTTCTCTGTGAAATGGATAATGTAAAAGATTTTGCAGAATCAATCAGAATCCTCGCTGAAGACTCTTCTTTGCGTCGTGAAATGGGACTTTTTAATCGCAATAGGGTTGAAAAGAAATTTACTCTTGACAGAATGGTTCAGGAATATATAAGGGAATATAAATATTTATAA